A window from Nitrosopumilus adriaticus encodes these proteins:
- a CDS encoding helix-turn-helix domain-containing protein, translated as MDGDNQEKTFAESVEKTISKLNLMIIDYYFSSDETKIYLFLSKNSIETASEISKAMDIPRTETYRLLSSLQRKGVVFSTFGKPTKFSAAGIDEVLEILSNKIRTKISQLEAETRKNHLTIDNRWE; from the coding sequence ATGGATGGGGATAATCAGGAGAAAACGTTTGCAGAAAGCGTTGAAAAAACAATTAGCAAACTAAATCTCATGATAATTGACTACTATTTTTCTTCAGATGAAACAAAGATTTACTTGTTTTTAAGCAAAAACAGCATTGAGACAGCCTCAGAAATATCCAAGGCGATGGATATTCCAAGAACAGAAACTTACAGATTATTGTCATCATTGCAAAGAAAGGGAGTAGTTTTTTCAACATTTGGCAAACCTACCAAATTTAGTGCTGCTGGAATTGATGAAGTGCTAGAGATCTTATCAAATAAAATCAGAACAAAAATAAGTCAATTAGAGGCAGAAACAAGAAAGAATCATTTAACAATTGACAACAGATGGGAATAA
- a CDS encoding A24 family peptidase C-terminal domain-containing protein, with product MELFSDYHIISIGLALVMLGVASVIDVWKREIHDYFWIVFGVIGFLLIFLSPDLMSDLLTLGFALIIAPIVIIMWRIGFFGGADAFALIALAVIAPMATLSENPITPFTTLSNAVLLFVIPFIINVLRNTIAQIKGENIFEGFDETTGRKIIAVLMGYRAKNPKFGFSIEKTKKGKKKLNLKLHHAENQDFCTKSDTWITPGIPYLLLITGGFLIQIFYGDIILGRFLGL from the coding sequence GATTATCACATTATCAGTATTGGGCTTGCCTTAGTTATGCTTGGTGTCGCATCAGTAATCGATGTATGGAAAAGAGAGATTCATGATTATTTTTGGATTGTATTTGGAGTGATTGGATTTTTACTCATTTTCTTAAGCCCTGATTTAATGTCTGATTTACTCACATTAGGATTTGCGTTGATCATTGCACCTATAGTAATAATAATGTGGAGAATAGGATTCTTTGGCGGAGCAGATGCATTTGCACTAATCGCATTAGCAGTAATTGCACCAATGGCCACATTAAGTGAAAATCCCATTACGCCATTTACAACACTATCTAATGCTGTGTTACTATTTGTAATTCCATTCATCATCAATGTTTTAAGAAACACGATAGCTCAGATTAAAGGTGAAAATATTTTTGAAGGTTTTGATGAAACTACAGGAAGGAAAATAATTGCAGTATTGATGGGATATAGGGCTAAAAATCCAAAATTTGGATTTTCCATTGAAAAGACAAAGAAGGGGAAAAAGAAACTAAATTTGAAATTACATCATGCCGAAAATCAAGACTTTTGTACAAAATCTGATACTTGGATCACTCCTGGAATCCCCTACCTTTTACTAATTACAGGCGGCTTTCTGATTCAAATATTTTATGGTGATATCATCTTAGGTCGATTTCTAGGCTTGTAA